In a genomic window of Candidatus Cloacimonadota bacterium:
- a CDS encoding prolipoprotein diacylglyceryl transferase codes for MLKYPDINPTIVNLGFLEIRWYGFLYIVGFVVGYIFLKKLFTQKKVFLKKEEYENLLFQIMLGVVIGGRLGYVLFYKLSYYFYHPLHIFAVWEGGMSFHGGAVGVIIAGLIFSKKHNYNFYRLADPTMPLVAIGLGLGRIGNFINAELYGRVTNLPWGMVFPNSDGLPRHPSQLYEAFLEGFLLFFITFIILKKINKSGIVFWSFIGFYGLFRFLVEFVREPDEHLGFLIGFMTMGQILSSIMFIFSVIAIFLLMTKKDENPS; via the coding sequence ATGCTGAAATATCCTGACATAAATCCAACTATTGTAAATCTTGGTTTCCTCGAAATCCGCTGGTACGGCTTTTTGTATATAGTCGGATTTGTCGTTGGCTATATTTTCCTAAAAAAACTCTTCACTCAAAAAAAAGTTTTCCTCAAAAAAGAAGAATACGAAAACCTGCTCTTCCAGATCATGCTGGGTGTTGTTATCGGAGGTCGGCTCGGTTATGTTCTTTTCTACAAACTCTCTTACTACTTTTATCATCCTCTGCATATTTTCGCAGTCTGGGAAGGAGGAATGTCCTTTCACGGAGGTGCAGTCGGAGTCATTATTGCAGGTCTTATTTTCAGTAAAAAACATAACTATAATTTTTATCGTCTGGCAGATCCGACCATGCCGTTAGTTGCGATTGGATTAGGTTTGGGAAGGATCGGAAATTTCATCAATGCTGAACTTTATGGTCGTGTAACTAATCTTCCATGGGGAATGGTCTTCCCGAATTCTGATGGCTTACCTCGTCATCCGTCACAACTTTATGAAGCATTTCTGGAAGGTTTTCTTTTATTCTTTATCACATTTATAATCCTGAAAAAAATAAATAAATCCGGAATTGTTTTCTGGTCATTTATCGGTTTTTACGGACTTTTCCGGTTTTTAGTAGAGTTCGTTCGTGAACCTGATGAACATCTCGGTTTTCTCATCGGTTTTATGACCATGGGACAGATATTAAGTTCGATCATGTTTATTTTCAGCGTAATTGCGATTTTTCT